The following are encoded together in the Zingiber officinale cultivar Zhangliang chromosome 8A, Zo_v1.1, whole genome shotgun sequence genome:
- the LOC122010597 gene encoding phosphoglucomutase, chloroplastic-like, whose translation MAVPSLKLEGALARSTLPSISILHPIAAPRVALFSSSPLLPRKLLPCYISGRSFRFVVKASVQTASEGLQIKAIPTKPVEGQKTGTSGLRKKVKVFQQENYLANWIQVCEFLLFELFAMSDWKIQILMVAMAQKEIKASTMIYWRGRI comes from the exons ATGGCCGTTCCGTCTCTGAAATTGGAAGGGGCACTCGCTCGATCAACGCTCCCCTCGATCTCCATTCTCCATCCGATCGCTGCGCCTCGTGTGGCATTGTTTTCGAGCTCGCCTCTTCTCCCACGGAAACTTCTACCTTGCTACATTTCCGGCAGGAGCTTTAGATTCGTAGTAAAAGCCTCCGTCCAGACCGCCTCTGAAGGGCTTCAG ATCAAAGCGATCCCCACGAAGCCAGTCGAAGGGCAGAAAACTGGGACTAGCGGACTCAGAAAGAAG GTTAAGGTCTTTCAACAAGAGAATTACCTGGCCAACTGGATTCAGGTATGTGAATTCCTTCTGTTTGAATTGTTTGCGATGAGTGATTGGAAGATTCAAATCTTAATGGTTGCGATGGCTCAGAAGGAGATAAAAGCATCAACAATGATCTACTGGAGGGGAAGAATATGA